From Trichormus variabilis 0441, one genomic window encodes:
- a CDS encoding FHA domain-containing protein, with the protein MITCTACGYDKNPDDAEYCDACGSELQTVAAPTSTSSVAPTVLQSPIIEQEIPAPQIPQPTYPTSTPTSPTFSTTATTAKLISKQPGSPIAEFSLDSNAVVGIFDPDMGPVDIDLEEFPGGNTVSRNHAEIYIEGGVWKIKDLGSTNGVFIKQSSQTRFGARITVPETINFGDEIAFGKVRFLFQST; encoded by the coding sequence ATGATTACTTGTACAGCTTGTGGCTATGATAAAAACCCAGATGATGCTGAATATTGTGATGCTTGCGGCTCTGAACTACAAACAGTAGCCGCACCCACATCTACATCTTCTGTTGCACCTACTGTTCTTCAATCACCAATAATTGAGCAAGAAATTCCAGCACCACAAATACCACAACCAACTTATCCAACTTCTACCCCTACTTCTCCTACCTTCTCAACTACTGCAACAACAGCCAAACTTATTTCCAAGCAACCAGGTTCTCCCATAGCAGAATTTTCCTTAGATAGTAATGCTGTGGTTGGAATATTTGATCCAGACATGGGGCCAGTTGATATTGACTTAGAAGAATTTCCTGGTGGTAACACAGTTTCACGCAACCATGCAGAAATTTATATAGAAGGTGGAGTTTGGAAAATTAAAGACCTTGGTTCGACGAATGGAGTTTTCATTAAACAAAGTAGTCAAACTCGTTTTGGAGCTAGAATTACTGTACCTGAAACCATAAATTTTGGAGACGAAATTGCATTTGGTAAAGTGCGATTCCTGTTTCAAAGTACTTGA